A genomic window from Microvirga sp. TS319 includes:
- the iolE gene encoding myo-inosose-2 dehydratase, with amino-acid sequence MTIRIGANPIGWSNDDMLELGGETPLEVCLAEAREAGFEGMELGNKFPREPEALKNALAPFGLACVSGWYSAELLRRGADAEMEALRPHLDLLKSMGSNVLVFAETSNAIHGDRSKPLSQRPVMQEGDWAEFGRRITQVAERTLQEGVRVVYHHHMGTIVESEADIDAFMRSTGEAVHLLLDTGHATWGGADPAALARRYRSRISHVHTKDVRKAVMETSRAEGWSFLDSVIEGVYTVPGDGMVDFVSVFKELPGYSGWVVIEAEQDPKKAHPLTYAKMGYANLTRFLKEAGLR; translated from the coding sequence ATGACGATCCGGATCGGGGCGAACCCCATCGGCTGGTCCAACGACGATATGCTCGAACTCGGCGGCGAGACTCCGTTGGAGGTCTGCCTCGCCGAAGCCAGGGAGGCCGGCTTCGAGGGCATGGAGCTCGGCAACAAATTTCCGCGCGAGCCGGAAGCGCTTAAAAACGCGCTCGCGCCCTTCGGACTCGCCTGCGTGTCCGGCTGGTATTCCGCCGAGCTCCTCAGGCGCGGCGCCGATGCGGAGATGGAGGCGTTGCGTCCGCATCTCGATCTTCTCAAGAGCATGGGCTCGAACGTGCTCGTCTTCGCCGAGACGTCGAACGCCATTCACGGCGACCGCTCCAAGCCCCTCTCGCAGCGTCCCGTCATGCAGGAAGGCGACTGGGCCGAGTTCGGCCGCCGCATCACGCAGGTGGCGGAGCGGACGCTGCAGGAAGGAGTGCGCGTGGTCTATCACCATCACATGGGCACCATCGTGGAATCGGAGGCCGATATCGACGCCTTCATGCGCTCCACGGGCGAGGCCGTCCATCTGCTGCTCGATACGGGCCACGCCACCTGGGGCGGCGCCGACCCGGCGGCGCTGGCGCGCCGCTATCGCAGCCGCATCAGCCACGTGCACACGAAGGACGTCCGCAAGGCCGTGATGGAGACGTCTCGGGCGGAGGGCTGGAGCTTCCTCGATTCCGTCATCGAGGGCGTTTACACGGTGCCTGGCGACGGCATGGTGGATTTCGTCTCCGTGTTCAAGGAACTGCCAGGCTATAGCGGCTGGGTCGTGATCGAAGCCGAGCAGGATCCGAAGAAGGCCCATCCGCTCACCTATGCCAAGATGGGTTATGCCAATCTCACCCGCTTCCTCAAGGAAGCCGGCCTGCGATAA
- the iolB gene encoding 5-deoxy-glucuronate isomerase: protein MSKLLVKPSKPDANGRIHSITPASAGWTYVGFEVYRLESGQSLKAPTGDREACIVMLSGKAHVGAAGQDFGVIGGRSSPFEPDPWSLYAPARSEWSLKAETDCEIAVCTAPAEGRLPARVIRPDQVGQETRGKGTNTRHVRNILPETEPAESLLVVEVITPSGHWSSYPPHKHDRDRLPHESLLEETYYHRLNPPTGFALQRVYTDDRSLDETLAASDGDVVLVPEGYHPVGAPHGYELYYLNVMAGPKRIWKFHNDPDHEWMVA from the coding sequence ATGTCAAAGCTTCTCGTCAAGCCGTCGAAGCCCGATGCGAACGGGCGCATTCACTCCATCACTCCGGCCTCCGCCGGCTGGACCTATGTGGGGTTCGAGGTCTACCGGCTCGAAAGCGGGCAGAGCCTCAAAGCGCCGACGGGGGACCGGGAAGCCTGCATCGTCATGCTCTCGGGCAAGGCGCATGTGGGAGCGGCAGGCCAGGATTTCGGCGTGATCGGCGGGCGCTCCTCGCCGTTCGAGCCGGATCCGTGGTCGCTCTACGCGCCCGCCCGCTCCGAATGGTCGCTCAAGGCCGAAACGGATTGCGAGATCGCCGTCTGCACCGCGCCGGCCGAGGGCCGATTGCCGGCGCGCGTGATCCGTCCCGACCAGGTCGGACAGGAGACGCGCGGCAAGGGAACCAACACGCGTCACGTGCGCAACATCCTGCCCGAAACCGAGCCTGCGGAAAGCCTGCTGGTGGTGGAGGTGATCACGCCGTCCGGACACTGGTCGAGCTATCCGCCCCACAAGCACGACCGGGATAGGTTGCCGCACGAGTCTCTGCTGGAGGAGACCTACTACCATCGCCTCAATCCGCCGACCGGCTTCGCGCTGCAGCGCGTCTATACCGACGACCGCTCGCTCGACGAGACGCTGGCGGCGAGCGACGGCGACGTGGTTCTGGTGCCCGAGGGCTACCACCCCGTGGGCGCGCCGCACGGGTACGAGCTCTATTACCTGAACGTGATGGCAGGCCCCAAGCGGATCTGGAAATTCCACAACGATCCCGATCACGAATGGATGGTGGCATAG
- a CDS encoding PilZ domain-containing protein, translating to MTSSGQRRTSPRTRTLLEGSIVYNNGLSRMDCTIRDLSSTGARLVFAQPVRIPAEFELQIPRKRITRRAQIIWYDGRTHGIMFLDSGDKPTEGAPAHRQDGGRFPPLAQDAPGVSAILEEARRQIAELLDIPADAITLKVEVAR from the coding sequence ATGACTTCATCCGGGCAACGTCGCACCAGCCCTCGGACCAGAACCCTCCTCGAGGGTAGCATCGTCTACAACAACGGCCTTTCCCGCATGGACTGCACAATCAGGGATCTGTCCTCGACCGGCGCGCGCCTCGTCTTCGCTCAACCGGTCAGGATCCCGGCGGAGTTCGAACTGCAGATCCCGAGAAAGAGGATCACCCGGCGGGCCCAGATCATCTGGTATGACGGGCGAACCCACGGGATCATGTTCCTGGACAGTGGGGACAAACCGACTGAAGGCGCGCCTGCCCACAGGCAGGACGGCGGCAGATTCCCGCCTCTCGCCCAGGACGCGCCGGGCGTATCGGCCATTCTGGAGGAAGCCCGCCGGCAAATCGCGGAGCTTCTCGACATTCCGGCAGATGCGATCACCCTAAAGGTCGAAGTCGCACGCTGA
- a CDS encoding MucR family transcriptional regulator, with product MPQLDLQNQNFISIAADIVSSYVANNSVQRADLPGVIASVHAALQGLCGPKQEETERPQPAIPVRKSVTPDFLISLEDGKKYKSLKRHLGKLGLTPSAYREKWSLPADYPMVAPSYAAKRSELAKKMGLGQQRKKTAAKSAAVSDEIVTTPSETAKPKRRAPAKKKTS from the coding sequence ATGCCCCAACTGGATTTGCAGAATCAGAATTTCATCAGCATTGCCGCAGATATTGTCTCGTCCTACGTAGCGAACAATTCAGTTCAACGGGCCGACTTGCCGGGCGTCATCGCATCCGTTCACGCCGCTCTTCAAGGTTTGTGCGGTCCTAAACAGGAAGAGACTGAGAGGCCCCAGCCAGCCATACCGGTTCGTAAATCTGTCACGCCGGATTTCCTGATCAGCCTTGAAGACGGGAAGAAGTACAAGTCACTCAAGCGCCATCTCGGGAAGCTCGGGCTCACCCCGAGTGCGTATCGGGAGAAATGGAGTCTCCCGGCCGATTACCCGATGGTGGCTCCCAGCTATGCCGCCAAGCGTTCGGAACTCGCCAAGAAAATGGGCCTTGGGCAGCAGAGGAAGAAGACCGCTGCAAAATCGGCTGCTGTGTCGGATGAGATTGTCACGACCCCATCCGAGACCGCCAAGCCGAAGCGCCGCGCACCAGCCAAGAAGAAGACGAGCTAG
- a CDS encoding GNAT family N-acetyltransferase translates to MNNPTPIILRTERFELRTMNRSDSPEAFMRWASDPEMMAPMNLPPRSLTSAQVTDYWGGFDNTSRYFFGIFERTTQQQVGFWVVELNDLHKTSTWHLAVDRSKWGEDVAVETGIMLLDWMFSKIGIEKAISTTLTTNEKVIHRMRMGGWQLEGVLRQEVRSLTGEGRLDQMRFSLLRDEWPAARARLIAAWEKSRP, encoded by the coding sequence ATGAACAACCCTACGCCAATCATCCTTCGCACCGAGCGCTTCGAGCTGCGCACGATGAACAGGAGTGATTCGCCAGAAGCTTTCATGCGCTGGGCCTCGGATCCGGAGATGATGGCCCCTATGAACCTGCCTCCCCGTTCACTAACGTCCGCCCAGGTTACCGATTACTGGGGAGGCTTTGATAACACGAGCCGCTACTTCTTCGGCATCTTTGAGCGCACAACACAGCAACAGGTCGGCTTCTGGGTGGTCGAGCTCAATGATCTCCACAAGACATCGACATGGCACCTGGCCGTCGACCGAAGCAAATGGGGTGAGGACGTCGCCGTCGAGACAGGCATCATGCTGCTCGATTGGATGTTTAGTAAGATCGGAATTGAGAAAGCAATTTCCACGACCCTGACCACGAACGAAAAGGTCATTCACCGCATGAGGATGGGCGGATGGCAGTTGGAAGGCGTGCTGCGGCAGGAAGTGCGCTCCCTGACAGGAGAGGGGCGCCTCGATCAGATGCGGTTCAGCCTTCTGCGCGACGAGTGGCCTGCGGCCCGGGCCCGGCTGATCGCCGCCTGGGAGAAGTCCCGCCCTTGA
- a CDS encoding autotransporter domain-containing protein has protein sequence MFTLVSHVTVSTPAWADCTITSGGGSLTSVSAGSQITCSALPPNTTGILGAADNVKVDVGANGSIVVQDNVTGGGPPVSTAIELGNGAQITVAGDIVSSGKTSTGIRTGNDLSLLILSGGEVRADAIGNPPASAFAVQTGDRANITVGGDIVTSGKGTAIDAGQDLTLLVLSGGRVSGYGTGISVGDRADVTVGGTIEASSETGTAINFYESNNRLTLLPGYSIIGNVVGFDTTNTLRLGGTGQGTFDASQLGTQYSNFSTFQKVGSSTWTLTGTNPAAAPIDVLEGRLVADATIENAAFTVADGATLSGIGTLGAITAENGAIIAPGSGGIGTLTVNGNVTFAAGSIYQVKANPTQADRITASGTATLNGGTVQVLAENGNYQPSTTYTILSADGGVIGTFTNVSSNLAFLTPSLGYDAKAVNLTLVRKTEPQPPTPPTPPAPQPVAFHSVAVTGNQYAVADAVEALGTGNHLFDAVIGQSVPGARQAFDALSGEAHASAATTAFSSAGHVQNAVLSRLRGSPIPAFAQIEGTYAAAYAADRPGVARQPAAIPVQTFDPRRFALWGEGFGSWGKVDGSANAARLDTSTGGFILGADAQVADAFRVGFAAGFTRTTFDVDGRLSSGSNETVFGALYGSGSWGNVTLRVGASYAGHDIDTRRQVQFPGFSDQVSASYDGWTAQAFGEIGYRVDLAAAQVEPFVGASVLRLHTNAFREEGGPAALAGYAQDQDLATTTLGVRAEARLSDTVPLIARGLLGWRHAYGDVAPEALLAFSGGASAFTVAGTPIDRNALVAEAGLDWQITPAVTLGAAYVGQIGSQAQEHALKGNFIWKF, from the coding sequence GTGTTCACACTCGTCTCCCATGTCACGGTCTCAACACCGGCTTGGGCTGATTGCACCATTACAAGCGGGGGCGGCTCACTCACGTCCGTCAGCGCCGGGTCACAAATCACCTGTTCGGCACTCCCGCCGAATACGACCGGTATTCTCGGTGCAGCCGACAACGTGAAAGTTGATGTGGGAGCCAATGGCAGCATTGTCGTCCAAGACAACGTTACCGGTGGCGGCCCACCGGTAAGCACTGCCATAGAACTAGGAAACGGCGCTCAGATCACTGTGGCCGGAGATATCGTTTCTTCAGGCAAGACTTCGACGGGTATCCGCACCGGAAACGATCTTTCCCTCCTCATTCTCTCGGGAGGAGAAGTCAGGGCTGATGCTATCGGCAACCCACCCGCGTCTGCATTCGCTGTTCAAACAGGGGACAGAGCAAACATCACTGTTGGCGGTGACATCGTAACAAGCGGCAAAGGTACTGCCATCGATGCCGGCCAGGATCTCACTCTGCTCGTCCTCTCCGGCGGGCGAGTGTCCGGCTACGGCACAGGGATCTCTGTCGGGGATCGGGCCGACGTAACCGTCGGCGGTACGATTGAAGCTTCGTCCGAAACGGGCACAGCGATCAATTTTTATGAATCGAACAACCGCCTCACTTTGCTTCCAGGCTACTCAATCATCGGTAACGTCGTTGGTTTCGACACGACGAACACCTTGCGCCTTGGCGGCACCGGGCAAGGAACGTTCGACGCGTCACAGCTCGGCACTCAGTATTCGAACTTCAGCACGTTTCAGAAGGTTGGCTCCTCTACATGGACGCTAACTGGCACGAACCCGGCCGCTGCTCCAATCGATGTGCTGGAAGGGCGCTTGGTCGCCGACGCAACGATTGAGAATGCAGCTTTCACCGTTGCCGATGGCGCCACTCTTTCGGGTATCGGTACGCTCGGTGCCATTACGGCTGAGAATGGCGCCATCATCGCGCCTGGCAGCGGCGGCATCGGCACGCTGACGGTGAACGGCAATGTCACCTTTGCGGCAGGCTCGATCTACCAGGTCAAAGCCAATCCCACCCAGGCGGATCGCATCACAGCCTCTGGCACGGCGACCCTGAACGGCGGCACGGTGCAGGTGCTGGCGGAGAACGGCAACTATCAGCCCTCCACCACCTATACCATCCTCTCGGCGGATGGCGGGGTGATCGGCACCTTTACGAATGTAAGCTCCAACCTCGCGTTCCTGACCCCGAGCCTCGGCTACGACGCCAAGGCGGTCAACCTGACGCTCGTGCGTAAGACCGAGCCGCAGCCGCCAACGCCTCCGACGCCACCAGCGCCGCAGCCGGTGGCCTTCCATTCTGTGGCCGTGACCGGCAACCAATATGCGGTGGCAGATGCCGTCGAGGCTCTTGGCACCGGCAACCATCTGTTCGATGCTGTGATCGGCCAGAGCGTCCCCGGTGCAAGGCAGGCCTTTGATGCGCTCTCCGGCGAGGCGCACGCTTCGGCCGCGACCACCGCCTTCAGCAGCGCCGGCCATGTGCAGAATGCCGTGCTCAGTCGCCTGCGTGGCAGCCCCATACCTGCCTTCGCGCAGATCGAGGGCACGTACGCGGCGGCCTACGCGGCCGATCGGCCCGGTGTTGCTCGCCAGCCTGCCGCCATTCCGGTGCAGACCTTCGATCCCCGCCGCTTTGCGCTGTGGGGCGAAGGCTTCGGGTCCTGGGGCAAGGTAGACGGCAGTGCCAATGCCGCAAGGCTCGACACCTCCACAGGAGGCTTCATCCTCGGTGCCGATGCCCAAGTGGCGGATGCCTTCCGCGTTGGCTTTGCGGCTGGCTTCACCCGCACCACCTTCGATGTGGACGGCCGTCTCTCCTCGGGCTCGAATGAGACGGTATTCGGCGCACTCTACGGTTCCGGCTCCTGGGGCAACGTCACCCTGCGCGTCGGCGCCTCCTACGCGGGCCATGACATCGACACCCGGCGGCAGGTGCAGTTCCCGGGCTTCAGCGATCAGGTCAGCGCCTCCTATGACGGCTGGACGGCGCAGGCCTTTGGCGAGATCGGCTATCGCGTCGATCTGGCCGCCGCGCAGGTGGAGCCGTTCGTCGGCGCCTCGGTGCTGCGGCTGCACACCAATGCCTTCCGGGAGGAAGGCGGGCCCGCGGCGCTCGCCGGCTACGCTCAGGATCAGGATCTGGCCACCACCACGCTGGGCGTGCGGGCGGAAGCCCGCCTGAGTGATACGGTGCCGCTGATTGCACGCGGCCTGCTCGGCTGGCGCCATGCCTATGGCGATGTCGCGCCTGAAGCGCTGCTCGCCTTCAGCGGTGGCGCATCGGCCTTCACGGTGGCGGGCACGCCGATTGATCGCAATGCGCTGGTGGCGGAGGCCGGTCTCGACTGGCAGATCACTCCCGCTGTGACGCTCGGCGCCGCCTATGTGGGCCAGATCGGATCCCAGGCGCAGGAGCACGCCCTCAAGGGCAACTTCATCTGGAAGTTCTGA
- a CDS encoding TerC family protein, translated as MEALLPQILKVLGIVWINIILSGDNAVVIALACRGLPQDKRRLGMILGSAVAVGLRIVFTVIVAALLSTPFLKIIGGLLLLWIAVKLLGGEDDEGSVKETDRLLQAVWTIAVADAVMSLDNVLAIAAVAQDSTFLLILGLAISIPLIVAGAALIMMLLDRLPFLVWAGAALLGWVAGEMLISDPWLVGQLGESFSHKAEIPTAIIGALLVLGIGYLVRQRTANEA; from the coding sequence ATGGAAGCCTTACTCCCTCAAATTCTCAAAGTTCTCGGCATTGTCTGGATCAACATCATCCTCTCCGGCGACAATGCCGTGGTCATCGCGCTGGCATGTCGCGGCCTTCCGCAGGATAAGCGCCGCCTCGGAATGATTCTCGGATCCGCCGTTGCGGTCGGCCTGCGGATCGTCTTCACGGTGATCGTCGCGGCCCTCCTGTCGACACCGTTCCTCAAGATCATCGGCGGCCTGCTGCTCCTCTGGATCGCCGTGAAGCTGCTCGGGGGCGAGGATGACGAAGGCTCGGTGAAGGAGACGGATCGTCTGCTTCAGGCCGTCTGGACGATTGCGGTGGCCGATGCCGTCATGAGCCTCGACAATGTTCTGGCCATCGCAGCCGTGGCGCAGGACTCGACTTTCCTGTTGATCCTTGGACTGGCGATCTCGATCCCCCTGATCGTGGCCGGAGCGGCCCTCATCATGATGCTGCTGGACCGCCTGCCTTTTCTGGTCTGGGCCGGAGCGGCTCTCCTGGGCTGGGTCGCGGGCGAGATGCTGATTTCCGATCCTTGGCTCGTCGGCCAGCTTGGGGAGAGTTTCAGCCACAAGGCTGAAATCCCGACGGCGATCATTGGAGCGCTCCTCGTGCTAGGCATAGGCTATCTCGTGCGCCAGAGGACGGCGAACGAGGCGTAG
- a CDS encoding pseudouridine synthase: MSKTPTLRLDRLLANLGYGSRREVQQLVHSGLVTLDGRVVDDADERVAVTQDLSGRMVVRGKPLDPPPGLALMLHKPLGVTCSHKEAGPLVYGLLPERWRRRDPAISTIGRLDKDTSGLLLMTDDGSLLHRIISPRMHVPKRYYVTLARPLEGNEAEIFASGALMLEGEDKPLQPATLEALSEQSAHLTVTEGRYHQVRRMFAALGNHVTALHRDRIGDLDLPADLEPGQYRLLTEADLRLLLPPAKGA, encoded by the coding sequence ATGAGCAAGACACCCACGCTCCGTCTCGACCGGCTGCTCGCCAATTTGGGCTACGGCTCGCGCCGCGAAGTGCAGCAGCTCGTCCACTCCGGTCTCGTCACGCTCGATGGGCGCGTCGTGGACGATGCCGACGAGCGTGTTGCCGTCACGCAGGATCTCTCCGGGCGCATGGTCGTTCGCGGCAAGCCCCTCGATCCGCCGCCGGGTCTGGCCCTGATGCTGCACAAGCCGCTCGGGGTCACCTGCTCCCATAAAGAGGCCGGGCCACTGGTCTATGGACTCCTGCCGGAGCGCTGGCGCCGCCGCGATCCGGCGATCTCCACCATCGGTCGCCTCGACAAGGACACCTCCGGGCTCCTGCTCATGACCGATGACGGAAGCCTGCTGCACCGGATCATCTCCCCTCGTATGCATGTTCCGAAGCGTTACTACGTGACGCTTGCCCGCCCCCTGGAGGGCAACGAGGCCGAGATCTTCGCCTCCGGCGCCCTCATGCTGGAGGGCGAGGACAAGCCGCTCCAGCCGGCGACCCTGGAGGCGCTGTCTGAACAAAGCGCCCATCTCACGGTTACCGAAGGACGCTATCATCAGGTCCGCCGGATGTTCGCGGCACTGGGCAATCACGTGACGGCCCTGCATCGCGACAGGATTGGGGATCTGGATCTGCCCGCCGATCTGGAGCCCGGGCAATACAGGCTCCTGACCGAGGCCGATCTGCGGCTGCTCCTGCCGCCTGCCAAAGGCGCTTGA
- a CDS encoding class I SAM-dependent methyltransferase: protein MISTGVYGTPPAELIEAPPDGIQFSPLIPGSRKLEDQTEGSLREMVLLAPPGTVERRYAVALALQALAPGGIFTALAPKDKGGSRLAKELKSFGCEIRETSRRHYRICSATRPVHPAGIREAVAEGAPRFHEELRAWTQPGVFSWNRLDPGSALLQGSLPTLSGRGADFGCGVGILSRTVLLSPRVTHLVMLDLDRRATEMAARNIEDSRAEIRWADVRAEGRLGGLDFVVMNPPFHDGGAEDQSLGQAFIRKAAEALRPGGVLWLVANRHLPYEGVLKSLFKRVAPHLEADGYKIYEAQR from the coding sequence ATGATATCGACTGGCGTCTATGGAACGCCTCCGGCGGAACTGATCGAAGCGCCACCAGACGGCATTCAGTTCTCCCCTCTTATTCCCGGCTCCCGAAAGCTGGAGGACCAGACCGAGGGGTCCTTGAGGGAGATGGTGCTGCTCGCCCCTCCCGGCACCGTTGAGCGTCGCTACGCCGTCGCACTGGCGCTGCAGGCGCTCGCTCCCGGAGGCATTTTCACGGCCCTCGCGCCCAAGGACAAGGGCGGCTCGCGGCTCGCCAAGGAGCTGAAGAGCTTCGGCTGCGAGATCAGGGAAACCTCCCGCCGTCACTACCGCATCTGCTCCGCGACAAGGCCCGTCCATCCCGCCGGCATCCGCGAAGCCGTTGCCGAGGGCGCGCCGCGCTTCCACGAGGAACTGAGGGCGTGGACGCAGCCAGGCGTGTTCAGCTGGAATCGTTTGGACCCCGGGAGCGCCCTTCTCCAGGGAAGTCTGCCGACCCTGAGTGGCAGGGGGGCCGATTTCGGGTGCGGCGTCGGAATCCTGTCCCGGACGGTTCTCCTCTCGCCTAGAGTGACCCATCTGGTGATGCTGGATCTCGATCGCCGGGCGACCGAGATGGCCGCCCGCAATATCGAGGACAGCCGCGCCGAGATCCGCTGGGCTGATGTGCGCGCGGAGGGGCGTCTTGGCGGCCTCGATTTCGTCGTGATGAATCCGCCTTTTCACGATGGCGGTGCCGAGGACCAGAGCCTCGGTCAGGCTTTCATTCGCAAGGCGGCCGAGGCGCTTCGCCCCGGCGGTGTGCTCTGGCTGGTCGCCAATCGTCACCTGCCTTATGAGGGGGTGCTGAAATCACTGTTCAAGCGCGTGGCGCCTCACCTCGAGGCGGACGGCTACAAGATCTACGAGGCCCAGAGATGA
- the infA gene encoding translation initiation factor IF-1, with translation MAKEELITFEGEVVEILPDSRYRVKLENGHEIVAYTAGKMKKNRIKTLAGDRVTVEMSPYDLDKGRLIFRHKDSGAGGPRPAARRPQFRRR, from the coding sequence ATGGCGAAGGAAGAACTGATCACATTCGAGGGTGAGGTGGTCGAAATCCTGCCGGATTCCCGCTACCGCGTGAAGCTGGAGAACGGTCATGAGATCGTCGCTTATACGGCCGGCAAGATGAAGAAGAATCGCATCAAGACCTTGGCGGGCGACCGTGTCACCGTCGAGATGTCGCCCTACGATCTTGATAAGGGCCGGCTCATCTTCCGTCACAAGGACAGCGGAGCAGGCGGTCCCCGCCCGGCGGCGCGTCGTCCGCAGTTTCGCCGCCGGTAA
- a CDS encoding cold-shock protein, with protein sequence MITGTVKFYNDQKGFGFIQPDNGDKDVFVHATALERAGIRGLREGQKVSFDTAEDRRSGKIAVNNIQTA encoded by the coding sequence ATGATTACGGGCACCGTTAAGTTCTACAACGATCAAAAGGGCTTCGGCTTCATTCAGCCGGACAACGGCGACAAGGACGTGTTCGTCCACGCGACCGCTCTCGAGCGGGCCGGCATCCGCGGTCTGCGCGAAGGCCAGAAGGTCTCGTTCGACACCGCTGAGGACCGTCGCTCCGGCAAGATCGCCGTGAACAACATTCAGACGGCCTAA
- a CDS encoding DMT family transporter — protein MPVVSKSAVSETSSRITDQSLHVQAQSPVRGILLLVASTVFFGLCDVITKSLAATLPAVEIAWIRYTTFSCIVVPMILLTGGRALFRSKRPGLQVLRSLGVIGSTLFFAQGLRFLPVAESTAIYFISPILIMAMSILFLGETVGWRRWLAALVGLSGVLVVIRPGTDAFQATALLPLLGATSWAAGAVVTRKMSGSDQPLTTLGYTAVLGCLGLILLLPFHWVAPTGREIGLGILMGLFFSIGQWLVVFAYRYGNASVIAPFSYVQLIWAGVLGYLAFSAFPDRWTIGGACIIAASGLYTAYRERVRMLQARGGA, from the coding sequence ATGCCCGTTGTTTCCAAGTCCGCCGTGAGCGAGACTTCGTCCAGGATCACCGACCAGTCCCTTCATGTGCAGGCTCAATCTCCGGTCCGGGGCATTCTGCTTCTCGTGGCATCGACCGTCTTCTTCGGTCTCTGCGATGTCATTACCAAGTCCCTGGCCGCCACATTGCCCGCAGTCGAGATCGCCTGGATTCGCTACACCACTTTCTCCTGCATCGTCGTTCCAATGATCCTGCTCACGGGAGGCAGGGCATTGTTTCGCTCGAAGCGTCCTGGCCTCCAGGTGCTGAGGAGCCTGGGCGTGATCGGATCGACTTTGTTCTTCGCGCAGGGATTGCGCTTTCTGCCGGTCGCTGAATCGACCGCGATCTATTTCATCTCGCCGATCCTGATCATGGCGATGTCGATCCTGTTCCTGGGCGAGACAGTGGGCTGGCGGCGCTGGCTCGCAGCCCTTGTCGGTCTCAGCGGCGTTCTGGTCGTCATCCGCCCTGGCACCGATGCTTTCCAGGCCACAGCACTTCTGCCGTTGCTCGGCGCGACAAGCTGGGCTGCCGGCGCCGTGGTGACACGCAAGATGAGCGGCAGCGATCAACCGCTGACCACCCTTGGCTACACGGCCGTTCTGGGCTGCCTTGGCCTGATCCTCCTGCTTCCCTTCCACTGGGTCGCGCCGACGGGTAGGGAAATCGGGCTGGGAATTCTCATGGGGTTGTTCTTCTCGATCGGCCAGTGGCTCGTCGTGTTTGCTTACCGTTACGGCAATGCATCCGTGATCGCGCCATTTTCGTACGTTCAGCTGATCTGGGCAGGGGTGCTCGGCTATCTGGCTTTCAGCGCCTTTCCGGATCGCTGGACCATTGGGGGTGCCTGCATCATCGCGGCGAGCGGCCTCTATACGGCCTATCGGGAGCGCGTCCGCATGCTGCAGGCGCGCGGAGGAGCCTGA
- a CDS encoding septal ring lytic transglycosylase RlpA family protein, with protein sequence MEQRKVTYRLAAILLSALAVTPIAAAQAQPAKSSGKVVQSGRASWYGPGFHGRRTASGEAFNTNDLTAAHRTLPFGTRVRVVNKRTGKSVVVRINDRGPYAHGRVIDLSRASAQAIGLTGVASVTVAVL encoded by the coding sequence ATGGAACAACGCAAGGTAACATACAGACTGGCCGCAATTCTTCTTTCGGCGCTTGCTGTCACGCCTATTGCAGCGGCCCAGGCACAACCGGCGAAATCATCCGGAAAGGTCGTTCAGAGCGGCCGCGCCTCCTGGTATGGTCCCGGCTTCCACGGGCGCCGGACCGCGAGCGGCGAAGCCTTCAATACCAATGACTTAACTGCGGCTCATCGCACCCTTCCCTTCGGCACCCGCGTGCGGGTCGTCAACAAGCGCACCGGAAAATCCGTGGTAGTGCGCATCAACGACCGGGGACCCTATGCCCATGGTCGCGTCATCGATCTTTCCCGCGCGTCGGCCCAGGCCATCGGCCTGACGGGTGTGGCTTCCGTCACTGTCGCGGTGCTCTGA